One genomic segment of Esox lucius isolate fEsoLuc1 chromosome 15, fEsoLuc1.pri, whole genome shotgun sequence includes these proteins:
- the LOC105015507 gene encoding G-protein coupled receptor 4 isoform X2: MSCIAFFSKGLALLVEFMFQGVWRHGEAMCLLSVILLYTNFYTSDGLLCCIAMNRYLAVVHPLKYGTLRRVDTAVGISMVIWVLVVSLNTATVIWVKSDKSQEDICFQLLETKKLKQVSVTRFVLGFLFPILMVSFCCRGICIAVRSNRATEEQERRRVSRLLRVVLLTLGLCFGPIHIIMLLCSFCTGCGIPCHLMYNVSLTMSALNILADPFLYCFVTRLGKAHVTQVVHFLKRTKEEKNQESVRFDSFQPPTSFLGPE; this comes from the exons ATGAGTTGCATTGCATTTTTCTCGAAAG GCCTGGCCCTGTTGGTGGAGTTTATGTTTCAAGGTGTCTGGCGTCACGGAGAAGCCATGTGTCTACTCTCTGTTATCCTCCTCTACACTAACTTCTACACCAGCGATGGGCTGCTTTGCTGTATCGCCATGAACCGTTACCTAGCTGTGGTCCATCCGCTAAAGTACGGCACCCTGAGGAGGGTAGACACGGCCGTGGGGATCAGCATGGTTATCTGGGTGCTGGTGGTCTCTCTTAACACTGCTACTGTCATCTGGGTCAAGTCAGACAAAAGCCAGGAGGATATTTGTTTTCAGTTGCTTGAGACAAAGAAGCTTAAACAGGTCAGTGTGACTCGTTTCGTTCTGGGTTTCCTGTTTCCCATTCTGATGGTGTCGTTCTGCTGCCGGGGAATCTGCATAGCGGTCCGCTCTAACCGGGCCACCGAAGAGCAGGAGAGGAGACGGGTATCCCGGCTCCTTAGGGTGGTACTGCTGACCCTGGGGCTTTGCTTCGGACCCATCCACATTATCATGCTCCTGTGTAGTTTTTGTACAGGCTGTGGGATCCCCTGTCATCTGATGTACAATGTCAGTTTGACTATGTCAGCTCTCAACATCCTGGCTGACCCATTCCTCTACTGTTTCGTCACCAGACTGGGCAAGGCACACGTTACACAAGTGGTGCACTTCCTCAAGCGGACAAAAGAAGAGAAGAATCAGGAGTCAGTGAGGTTTGATTCTTTTCAACCTCCAACCAGTTTCCTGGGGCCAGAATAA
- the LOC105015507 gene encoding G-protein coupled receptor 4 isoform X1, translated as MNTTSVKLNYNFTTTTGQPSYEDGNRKVFLFLYMTIIIIGIPFNFFSLYVSWKHIRQRNDLGVYLFNLALSDLLSTAGLALLVEFMFQGVWRHGEAMCLLSVILLYTNFYTSDGLLCCIAMNRYLAVVHPLKYGTLRRVDTAVGISMVIWVLVVSLNTATVIWVKSDKSQEDICFQLLETKKLKQVSVTRFVLGFLFPILMVSFCCRGICIAVRSNRATEEQERRRVSRLLRVVLLTLGLCFGPIHIIMLLCSFCTGCGIPCHLMYNVSLTMSALNILADPFLYCFVTRLGKAHVTQVVHFLKRTKEEKNQESVRFDSFQPPTSFLGPE; from the coding sequence ATGAATACCACATCTGTAAAGCTGAATTACAACTTTACCACCACAACTGGTCAACCAAGTTATGAAGATGGGAATAGGAAGGTGTTTCTTTTTCTGTACATGACCATTATAATCATTGGGATTCCCTTTAACTTCTTCTCCCTCTACGTGTCCTGGAAGCACATCAGACAAAGGAATGACCTGGGTGTGTATCTGTTTAACCTGGCCCTGTCTGACCTTCTATCCACTGCAGGCCTGGCCCTGTTGGTGGAGTTTATGTTTCAAGGTGTCTGGCGTCACGGAGAAGCCATGTGTCTACTCTCTGTTATCCTCCTCTACACTAACTTCTACACCAGCGATGGGCTGCTTTGCTGTATCGCCATGAACCGTTACCTAGCTGTGGTCCATCCGCTAAAGTACGGCACCCTGAGGAGGGTAGACACGGCCGTGGGGATCAGCATGGTTATCTGGGTGCTGGTGGTCTCTCTTAACACTGCTACTGTCATCTGGGTCAAGTCAGACAAAAGCCAGGAGGATATTTGTTTTCAGTTGCTTGAGACAAAGAAGCTTAAACAGGTCAGTGTGACTCGTTTCGTTCTGGGTTTCCTGTTTCCCATTCTGATGGTGTCGTTCTGCTGCCGGGGAATCTGCATAGCGGTCCGCTCTAACCGGGCCACCGAAGAGCAGGAGAGGAGACGGGTATCCCGGCTCCTTAGGGTGGTACTGCTGACCCTGGGGCTTTGCTTCGGACCCATCCACATTATCATGCTCCTGTGTAGTTTTTGTACAGGCTGTGGGATCCCCTGTCATCTGATGTACAATGTCAGTTTGACTATGTCAGCTCTCAACATCCTGGCTGACCCATTCCTCTACTGTTTCGTCACCAGACTGGGCAAGGCACACGTTACACAAGTGGTGCACTTCCTCAAGCGGACAAAAGAAGAGAAGAATCAGGAGTCAGTGAGGTTTGATTCTTTTCAACCTCCAACCAGTTTCCTGGGGCCAGAATAA